The following proteins come from a genomic window of Pseudomonas sp. J452:
- the mnmC gene encoding bifunctional tRNA (5-methylaminomethyl-2-thiouridine)(34)-methyltransferase MnmD/FAD-dependent 5-carboxymethylaminomethyl-2-thiouridine(34) oxidoreductase MnmC: MSDSPYAQLDWDAQGQPLSRQFDDVYFAREDGLGETRHVFLAGNQLAERCAALPAGGRLCIGETGFGTGTNFLCAWQLFEQSAPSDAQLHFVSVEKYPLSPTDLQRALALWPELAPWSTQLLEQYVAIHPGFQRLLLAGGRVVLTLLIGDALELLPQLDGRIDVWFLDGFAPAKNPDMWGLPLFQQLARLSAPGASLATFASSGFVRRALIEAGFAMRRVPGYGTKWENLNGHYAGPAATAEKPWFARPQYRPPQRTALVIGAGLAGCSTAASLAARGWQVSLLERHADVAQEASGNPQGVLYLKLSAHGTALSQLIVSGFGHTRRLLQRLQAGSDWAPCGVLQLAFDSKEAERQARLAAAFPSQLLHSLDQAQAEDHAGIRLPAGGLFYPEAGWVHPPALCRLLAEHPQIRLLPHSEALQLRRVDGQWQALDGERLLASAAVAVLAGAAEVKRFAAAVELPLKRIRGQISRLPQTTASTALTCVVCAEGYVAPARHGEHTLGASFDFHSDDLTPTAAEHAGNLQLLQDISRDLAERLQADQLDPAQLEGRAAFRCTSPDYLPIVGPLADSAAFAAAYAVLGKDARQVPDSPCPWLDGLYVNSGHGSRGLITAPLSGELLAAWLNDEPLPVPRSVAEACHPNRFVLRKLIRNA; the protein is encoded by the coding sequence ATGTCCGACTCTCCCTACGCCCAGCTCGACTGGGATGCCCAAGGCCAACCGCTGTCACGCCAGTTCGACGACGTGTACTTCGCCCGCGAAGATGGCCTGGGCGAAACCCGCCATGTGTTTCTCGCCGGCAACCAGCTGGCCGAACGCTGTGCCGCACTGCCCGCCGGCGGGCGCCTGTGCATCGGTGAGACCGGCTTTGGCACCGGCACCAACTTCCTCTGTGCCTGGCAGCTGTTCGAGCAGAGCGCGCCGAGCGACGCCCAGCTGCATTTCGTCAGCGTGGAAAAATACCCGCTGAGCCCCACCGACCTGCAACGCGCCCTGGCCCTGTGGCCGGAACTGGCGCCCTGGTCCACTCAGTTGCTGGAGCAATACGTAGCCATCCACCCCGGCTTCCAGCGCTTGCTGCTGGCCGGCGGCCGGGTGGTGCTGACCCTGCTGATCGGCGATGCCCTGGAGCTGTTGCCACAGCTCGATGGGCGGATCGACGTGTGGTTCCTCGACGGCTTCGCCCCGGCGAAGAATCCGGACATGTGGGGCTTGCCGCTGTTCCAGCAACTGGCCCGGCTGTCTGCTCCCGGCGCCAGCCTGGCCACCTTCGCCAGCAGTGGTTTCGTCAGGCGTGCGCTGATCGAAGCCGGCTTCGCCATGCGCCGCGTGCCGGGCTATGGCACTAAATGGGAGAACCTCAACGGCCATTACGCCGGGCCCGCCGCAACAGCGGAAAAACCCTGGTTTGCCCGCCCGCAATACCGTCCACCGCAACGCACCGCCCTGGTGATCGGTGCCGGCCTGGCCGGCTGCTCCACGGCCGCCAGCCTGGCCGCACGGGGCTGGCAGGTGAGCCTGCTGGAGCGCCACGCCGACGTGGCCCAGGAAGCCTCGGGCAACCCCCAGGGCGTGCTCTACCTCAAGCTCTCTGCCCACGGCACGGCGTTGTCGCAGCTGATCGTCAGCGGCTTCGGCCATACCCGCCGCCTGCTCCAGCGTTTGCAGGCCGGCAGCGACTGGGCTCCCTGCGGCGTGCTGCAACTGGCCTTCGATAGCAAGGAAGCAGAACGCCAGGCGCGCCTGGCTGCCGCCTTCCCCAGTCAGCTGCTGCATAGCCTCGACCAGGCCCAGGCCGAAGACCACGCCGGTATTCGCCTGCCGGCCGGCGGCCTGTTCTATCCCGAGGCCGGCTGGGTGCATCCGCCGGCACTCTGCCGACTGCTGGCCGAGCACCCGCAGATCCGCCTGTTGCCACATAGCGAAGCCCTGCAGCTGCGCCGGGTCGATGGCCAGTGGCAGGCCCTGGATGGCGAGCGCCTGCTGGCCAGTGCGGCGGTCGCCGTGCTGGCCGGCGCGGCCGAGGTCAAACGCTTCGCCGCTGCCGTCGAACTGCCGCTCAAGCGCATTCGCGGACAGATCAGCCGCCTGCCGCAAACGACTGCCAGCACCGCACTGACCTGCGTGGTCTGCGCCGAAGGCTATGTCGCCCCGGCGCGCCACGGCGAACACACCCTGGGCGCCAGCTTCGACTTCCACAGCGACGACCTCACGCCGACTGCCGCCGAACATGCCGGCAACCTGCAGCTGCTGCAGGACATTTCCCGCGACCTAGCCGAACGCCTACAGGCCGACCAGCTCGACCCGGCGCAGCTCGAAGGCCGCGCCGCCTTCCGCTGCACCAGCCCCGACTACCTGCCGATCGTTGGTCCGCTGGCCGACAGCGCAGCCTTCGCTGCGGCCTATGCCGTGCTCGGCAAGGATGCGCGTCAGGTGCCGGACAGCCCCTGCCCCTGGCTCGATGGCCTGTACGTCAACAGCGGCCACGGTTCACGCGGGCTGATCACTGCCCCGCTGTCCGGCGAACTACTGGCCGCCTGGCTGAATGACGAGCCGCTGCCCGTACCACGCAGCGTGGCCGAAGCCTGTCACCCCAATCGCTTCGTTTTGCGCAAGCTGATCCGCAACGCCTGA
- the pap gene encoding polyphosphate:AMP phosphotransferase — protein MFESAELGHAIDEETFDKEVPALREALLEAQYELKQQGRFPVIILINGVEGAGKGETVKLLNEWMDPRLIQVSTFDQQTDEERARPPAWRFWRQLPPKGRIGIFFGNWYSQMLQGRVHGHFKNAVLDQAIDGALNLEQMLCDEGALIFKFWFHLSKKQMKARLKSLRDDPLHSWRISPLDWQQSETYDRFVRYGERVLRRTSRDFAPWYVVEGADEYYRSLMVGRILLDGLQAALKAKARRPVQPHVAPLTASLDIRGLLDSLDMSQALEKEDYQEQLTTEQARLAGLMRDKRMRRHALVAVFEGNDAAGKGGAIRRVAAALDPRQYRIVPIAAPTEEERAQPYLWRFWRHVPARGNFTVFDRSWYGRVLVERVEGFCEPADWLRAYSEINDFEEQLSEAGVVVVKFWLAIDEDTQYQRFKEREQIAFKRFKITEEDWRNRDKWRDYCDAVGDMVDRTSTAIAPWTLVEANDKRFARVKVLRTINEALEKAFARD, from the coding sequence ATGTTCGAATCCGCCGAGTTGGGTCACGCCATCGATGAGGAAACCTTCGACAAGGAAGTGCCGGCGCTGCGCGAAGCGCTGCTGGAGGCCCAGTACGAGCTCAAGCAGCAGGGGCGTTTCCCGGTGATCATCCTGATCAACGGAGTCGAGGGCGCCGGCAAGGGCGAGACGGTCAAGCTACTCAACGAGTGGATGGACCCACGGCTGATCCAGGTCAGCACCTTCGACCAGCAGACCGATGAGGAGCGCGCGCGGCCGCCGGCCTGGCGCTTCTGGCGGCAGCTGCCACCCAAGGGGCGGATCGGCATCTTCTTCGGCAACTGGTACAGCCAGATGCTGCAGGGGCGGGTGCATGGCCACTTCAAGAACGCGGTGCTGGATCAGGCCATCGATGGCGCGCTCAACCTGGAACAGATGCTCTGCGACGAGGGCGCGCTGATCTTCAAATTCTGGTTCCACCTGTCCAAGAAGCAGATGAAGGCGCGCCTCAAGTCACTGCGTGACGATCCGCTGCACAGCTGGCGCATCAGCCCGCTGGACTGGCAGCAATCGGAGACCTACGACCGCTTCGTGCGCTACGGCGAGCGGGTGCTGCGGCGTACCAGTCGCGATTTCGCGCCCTGGTACGTGGTCGAGGGTGCCGATGAGTATTACCGCAGCCTGATGGTCGGACGCATCCTGCTCGACGGCCTGCAGGCAGCGCTGAAGGCCAAGGCACGGCGGCCGGTGCAGCCGCATGTGGCGCCGCTGACCGCCAGCCTGGATATCCGCGGCCTGCTCGACAGCCTGGACATGAGCCAGGCGCTGGAGAAGGAGGACTACCAGGAACAACTGACCACCGAACAGGCCCGCCTGGCCGGGCTGATGCGTGATAAACGCATGCGCCGACATGCCCTGGTGGCGGTGTTCGAGGGCAACGACGCCGCAGGCAAGGGCGGCGCCATTCGCCGGGTGGCGGCAGCACTGGATCCACGCCAGTACCGTATCGTACCGATTGCCGCACCCACCGAGGAGGAGCGTGCCCAGCCGTATCTGTGGCGCTTCTGGCGGCATGTGCCGGCGCGCGGCAACTTCACCGTGTTCGATCGCTCCTGGTATGGCCGGGTGCTGGTCGAGCGCGTCGAGGGCTTCTGTGAACCGGCCGACTGGCTGCGCGCCTACAGCGAGATCAACGATTTCGAGGAGCAGCTCAGCGAGGCCGGGGTGGTGGTGGTGAAGTTCTGGCTGGCCATCGACGAAGACACCCAGTATCAGCGCTTCAAAGAGCGTGAGCAGATCGCCTTCAAGCGCTTCAAGATCACCGAGGAAGACTGGCGCAACCGTGACAAGTGGCGGGATTACTGCGATGCGGTAGGCGACATGGTTGACCGCACCAGTACGGCGATTGCGCCCTGGACCCTGGTCGAGGCCAATGACAAGCGCTTTGCCCGGGTCAAGGTGCTGCGCACCATCAACGAGGCGCTGGAGAAGGCCTTTGCCAGGGATTGA
- a CDS encoding DUF6316 family protein, producing MFGQRRVDPTAGTHYRSERVSAVNGQYFFSTREGTLEGPYFTRVDAEREIGSYIRRMMQANQLAASRVH from the coding sequence ATGTTTGGTCAGCGTCGCGTCGACCCGACCGCCGGCACCCATTACCGCAGCGAGCGGGTCAGTGCGGTCAACGGCCAGTATTTCTTTTCCACCCGCGAAGGCACCCTGGAAGGCCCTTACTTCACCCGCGTCGATGCCGAACGTGAGATCGGCTCCTATATTCGCCGCATGATGCAGGCCAACCAACTCGCCGCTAGCAGGGTGCACTAG
- a CDS encoding NAD(P)H-dependent oxidoreductase → MVDEVKSGATPLEGDGKRILMILGTPKSDSFCHALAEAYSNGARGEGHVVRQLKLGEIHFDPILRDGYSQGQALEPDLLEAQRQIHWAEHLVFVYPVWWGGVPALLKGFFDRTFLPGFAFKYRNRSQLWDKLLSGRTADLLVTLDTPPWYFRWIYGAPAHRQMTRTILGFSGIKTRRLAEFAPVRPSTEEQRQGWLRRAERLGVRA, encoded by the coding sequence ATGGTTGATGAAGTGAAAAGCGGCGCCACGCCACTGGAAGGCGACGGCAAACGTATCCTGATGATCCTTGGCACGCCCAAGTCCGACAGTTTCTGCCATGCCCTCGCCGAGGCCTACAGCAATGGCGCGCGCGGCGAAGGCCACGTGGTGCGCCAGCTCAAATTGGGGGAGATCCACTTCGATCCGATCCTGCGCGATGGCTACAGTCAGGGCCAGGCCCTGGAGCCGGACCTGCTGGAAGCGCAGCGGCAGATCCACTGGGCCGAACACCTGGTGTTCGTCTACCCGGTCTGGTGGGGTGGCGTGCCGGCTCTGCTCAAGGGCTTCTTCGACCGCACCTTCCTGCCCGGTTTTGCCTTCAAGTACCGAAACCGCTCGCAGCTGTGGGACAAATTGCTCAGCGGCCGCACTGCCGACCTGCTGGTGACCCTGGACACGCCACCCTGGTACTTCCGCTGGATCTACGGCGCGCCGGCGCACCGCCAGATGACCCGCACCATCCTCGGCTTCAGCGGCATCAAGACCCGCCGCCTGGCCGAGTTCGCCCCCGTGCGCCCGTCCACCGAAGAGCAACGCCAGGGCTGGCTGCGCCGCGCGGAACGTCTGGGAGTCCGCGCCTGA
- a CDS encoding class II fumarate hydratase, which translates to MSRIETDSIGAIEVPSEAYWGAQTQRSLLNFAIGEQRMPLAVVHALALIKKAAARVNDRIGELPPDIARLIEQAADEVLAGQHDAQFPLVVWQTGSGTQSNMNVNEVIAGRANELAGNPRGGKSPVHPNDHVNRAQSSNDSFPTAMHIAAMQAVQHDLLPAIAELSGGLAEQAARHMDLVKTGRTHLMDATPITFGQELSAFVAQLDYAERAIRATLPAVCELAQGGTAVGTGLNAPHGFAEAMAAELAALAGLPFVPAPNKFAALSGHEPLTSLSGALKTLAVALMKIANDLRLLGSGPRAGFAEVRLPANEPGSSIMPGKVNPTQCEALSMLACQVLGNDTTIAFAASQGHLQLNVFKPVIIHNLLQSIRLLADGCRNFNQHCIAGLEPDARQMAAHLERGLMLVTALNRHIGYDKAAEIAKKAYAEDLSLREAALQLGYLNNEQFDAWVRPQDMLESGQHG; encoded by the coding sequence ATGAGCCGCATCGAAACCGACAGTATCGGCGCCATCGAAGTGCCCAGCGAGGCTTACTGGGGCGCACAGACGCAACGCTCGCTGCTCAACTTCGCCATCGGTGAGCAGCGTATGCCGCTGGCGGTGGTGCATGCCCTGGCACTGATCAAGAAAGCCGCGGCGCGGGTCAATGACCGCATCGGCGAGCTGCCGCCGGATATCGCCCGGCTGATCGAACAGGCCGCCGACGAGGTGCTGGCCGGCCAGCATGACGCGCAGTTCCCGCTGGTGGTGTGGCAGACCGGCAGCGGCACGCAGAGCAACATGAACGTCAACGAGGTGATCGCCGGGCGCGCCAATGAACTGGCCGGCAACCCACGCGGCGGCAAGAGCCCGGTGCATCCCAACGACCACGTCAACCGCGCCCAGAGTTCCAACGACAGCTTCCCCACCGCCATGCACATCGCCGCCATGCAGGCCGTGCAGCACGACCTGCTACCGGCCATCGCCGAGCTGTCCGGTGGCCTGGCCGAACAGGCGGCGCGGCACATGGACCTGGTCAAGACCGGGCGTACCCACCTGATGGACGCCACGCCCATCACCTTCGGCCAGGAGCTGTCGGCCTTCGTCGCGCAACTCGACTACGCCGAGCGGGCGATTCGCGCCACCCTGCCCGCCGTCTGCGAGTTGGCCCAAGGCGGCACTGCCGTGGGCACCGGGCTGAATGCCCCGCACGGCTTTGCCGAGGCCATGGCGGCCGAGCTGGCAGCACTGGCCGGCCTGCCCTTCGTCCCGGCGCCGAACAAGTTCGCCGCCCTCTCCGGTCACGAGCCGCTGACCAGCCTGTCCGGTGCGCTGAAGACCCTGGCCGTGGCGCTGATGAAGATCGCCAACGATCTGCGTTTGCTCGGCTCCGGACCGCGCGCCGGCTTCGCCGAAGTGCGCCTGCCGGCCAACGAGCCGGGCAGCTCGATCATGCCCGGCAAGGTCAATCCGACCCAGTGCGAGGCCCTCTCCATGCTCGCCTGCCAGGTGCTGGGCAACGACACCACCATCGCCTTCGCCGCCAGCCAGGGGCACCTGCAGCTCAACGTGTTCAAGCCGGTAATCATCCACAACCTGCTGCAATCGATCCGCTTGCTCGCCGATGGCTGCCGCAACTTCAACCAGCACTGCATTGCCGGCCTCGAGCCGGACGCCCGGCAGATGGCCGCGCACCTGGAGCGCGGGCTGATGCTGGTCACCGCGCTGAACCGCCATATCGGCTACGACAAGGCCGCCGAGATCGCCAAGAAGGCCTACGCCGAAGACCTCAGCCTGCGCGAGGCGGCCTTGCAGCTGGGTTACCTGAACAACGAACAGTTCGACGCCTGGGTGCGTCCGCAAGACATGCTGGAGTCCGGTCAACATGGTTGA
- a CDS encoding DUF2804 domain-containing protein, with translation MNSFINSITSPPLQPLCDSQGRLNPQAVGWSSRPLVHCALPGNVGRRKRWNHWCITTPHWMLAMTFADLDYLGYGAAYFLDLDSGKLVSHTQLRLFGRGCTLPDTPLESHEFCDNRLHLRADDRGSAVRLTAMAADIGGQPLQAALDILRPAHLDSVNLICPMGGRAFHATCRQLGLPVSGSVQLGGRQYHCVPGQSFASLDFARGIWPLRSHWTRAAFASAGGIAGNFGAGWSDYSGLSENALWFGGELLHLDEPVQIEQNPQGPLAPWRLSSASGQVDLTFTPRQQHQAYPKIGPLYADTRQWFGCFDGVLRGPHGEKVPVANAYGWVGATHARW, from the coding sequence ATGAACAGCTTCATCAATAGCATCACCTCCCCACCACTACAGCCGCTGTGCGACAGCCAGGGGCGGCTCAACCCACAAGCCGTGGGCTGGTCGTCACGCCCGCTGGTGCATTGTGCCCTGCCCGGCAACGTCGGCCGGCGCAAGCGCTGGAACCATTGGTGCATCACCACTCCGCACTGGATGCTGGCGATGACCTTCGCCGACCTCGACTACCTGGGCTATGGCGCGGCCTACTTCCTCGACCTCGACAGCGGCAAGCTGGTCAGCCACACCCAGCTGCGCCTGTTCGGGCGTGGCTGCACGCTCCCCGACACACCGCTGGAGAGCCATGAATTCTGTGACAACCGCCTGCACCTGCGCGCCGATGACCGTGGCTCGGCGGTACGCCTGACGGCCATGGCGGCGGATATCGGTGGTCAGCCCCTGCAGGCGGCCCTGGATATCCTGCGGCCCGCGCACCTGGACTCGGTCAACCTGATCTGCCCCATGGGCGGCCGCGCGTTCCACGCCACCTGCCGCCAACTGGGCCTGCCGGTCAGCGGTAGCGTGCAGCTGGGCGGGCGCCAGTACCACTGCGTGCCGGGGCAGAGCTTTGCCTCGCTGGATTTCGCCCGCGGTATCTGGCCCCTGCGCAGTCACTGGACGCGCGCCGCCTTCGCCAGCGCCGGCGGCATCGCCGGCAACTTCGGCGCCGGCTGGAGCGACTACAGCGGGCTGTCGGAAAACGCCCTGTGGTTCGGTGGCGAGCTGCTGCACCTGGATGAACCGGTGCAGATCGAACAGAACCCGCAGGGCCCGCTGGCGCCCTGGCGCCTGAGCAGCGCCAGTGGCCAGGTCGACCTAACCTTCACGCCACGCCAGCAGCATCAGGCCTACCCGAAGATCGGCCCGCTCTACGCCGACACCCGCCAGTGGTTCGGTTGTTTCGATGGTGTACTGCGCGGCCCGCACGGCGAGAAGGTGCCGGTGGCGAATGCCTATGGCTGGGTCGGGGCGACCCACGCACGCTGGTAA
- a CDS encoding DUF2059 domain-containing protein: MSRLRLVCSALLLAVSGPLFADAASHAAQAERFLELTRADKLAVPVYAQVQQMFAQRFAQAQAPADKQALLESYQAKADAALNRAIGWDKLEPDMIKLYTSTFSEAELQELMAFYQSPIGRKVLEKMPVLAAQSVQISQSRLQAAVPEVNKLLEAMSADLDKQKP; this comes from the coding sequence ATGAGCCGTCTGCGCCTTGTTTGTTCTGCTTTGCTGCTGGCCGTCAGTGGTCCGCTATTCGCCGATGCCGCCAGCCATGCTGCCCAGGCCGAGCGCTTCCTCGAACTGACCCGTGCCGACAAACTGGCCGTGCCGGTGTATGCCCAGGTGCAGCAGATGTTCGCCCAGCGCTTCGCCCAGGCCCAGGCGCCGGCCGACAAGCAGGCCCTGTTGGAGAGCTATCAGGCCAAGGCCGATGCGGCGCTGAACCGTGCCATCGGCTGGGACAAGCTGGAACCGGACATGATCAAGCTCTACACCAGCACCTTCAGCGAGGCCGAGCTGCAGGAGCTGATGGCCTTCTACCAGAGCCCGATCGGGCGCAAGGTGCTGGAGAAGATGCCGGTGCTGGCGGCTCAGTCGGTACAGATTTCCCAGTCGCGCCTGCAGGCCGCAGTACCGGAAGTGAACAAGCTGCTGGAAGCAATGAGCGCCGATCTGGACAAGCAGAAGCCCTGA
- a CDS encoding BolA family transcriptional regulator, whose protein sequence is MNMREQILQALDALQPEHLEVLDESHMHSRGQQTHYKAIIVSPLFAGLNAVKRHQKVYASLGELMGQFHALALHTYTPEEWAAQGVAPASPTCKGGSH, encoded by the coding sequence ATGAACATGCGCGAGCAGATTCTGCAGGCCCTGGATGCCCTGCAACCCGAACACCTAGAGGTGCTGGACGAGAGTCACATGCACAGCCGTGGCCAGCAGACCCACTACAAGGCAATCATCGTCAGCCCGCTGTTTGCTGGCCTCAACGCGGTCAAACGGCACCAGAAGGTCTACGCCAGCCTGGGCGAGCTGATGGGCCAGTTCCATGCGCTGGCCTTGCACACCTATACCCCCGAGGAGTGGGCGGCGCAGGGCGTGGCCCCGGCATCGCCAACCTGTAAGGGCGGTAGCCATTGA
- a CDS encoding rhodanese-related sulfurtransferase, translating into MTAKIVVAALYKFVSLPDYEALREPLLQTLLDNGIKGTLLLAQEGINGTVSGTREGVDGLLAWFALDARLADIDHKESYCDDQPFYRTKVKLKKEIVTLGVPGVDPNSKVGTYVEPQDWNALISDPEVLLIDTRNDYEVAIGTFEGAIDPKTKSFREFPEYIKAHFDPSKHKKVAMFCTGGIRCEKASSYMLGEGFEEVYHLKGGILKYLEEVPQDATKWRGDCFVFDNRVTVRHDLTEGDYDQCHACRTPISVEDRQSEHYAPGISCPHCWDTLSEKTRTSARERQKQIEIAKARNLPHPIGFNYKALDQ; encoded by the coding sequence ATGACTGCAAAGATCGTCGTCGCGGCGCTGTACAAGTTCGTCTCCCTGCCGGACTACGAAGCGCTGCGCGAACCCCTGCTGCAAACCCTGCTCGATAACGGCATCAAAGGCACCCTGCTTCTGGCCCAAGAGGGCATCAATGGCACCGTTTCCGGCACCCGCGAGGGCGTCGATGGCCTGCTCGCCTGGTTCGCCCTGGATGCGCGCCTGGCCGATATCGACCATAAAGAATCCTACTGCGACGATCAGCCGTTCTACCGCACCAAGGTCAAGCTGAAGAAGGAAATCGTCACCCTCGGCGTGCCGGGCGTGGATCCGAACAGCAAGGTCGGCACCTATGTCGAGCCGCAGGACTGGAATGCCCTGATCAGCGACCCCGAAGTGCTGCTGATTGACACCCGCAACGATTACGAAGTGGCCATCGGTACCTTCGAAGGCGCCATCGACCCCAAGACCAAGTCGTTCCGCGAGTTCCCCGAGTACATCAAGGCGCACTTCGACCCGAGCAAGCACAAGAAAGTGGCGATGTTCTGCACCGGTGGCATCCGCTGCGAGAAGGCCTCCAGCTACATGCTGGGCGAAGGCTTCGAGGAGGTTTACCACCTCAAGGGCGGCATCCTCAAATACCTCGAAGAAGTGCCGCAGGACGCGACCAAATGGCGCGGTGACTGTTTCGTGTTCGACAACCGGGTCACCGTGCGCCACGATCTCACCGAAGGCGATTACGACCAGTGCCACGCTTGCCGTACGCCGATTTCCGTGGAAGATCGCCAGTCCGAGCACTATGCCCCCGGCATCAGCTGCCCGCACTGCTGGGATACGTTGTCGGAGAAGACCCGCACCAGTGCCCGCGAACGGCAGAAGCAGATCGAGATCGCCAAGGCGCGCAATCTGCCACACCCCATAGGTTTCAATTACAAGGCCCTCGACCAGTAA
- a CDS encoding DsbA family protein, with the protein MDPLCSWCWGFAPVVAALAQQAAAGGVPLHIVVGGLRQERAALDPVSKVRILAHWQAVNARTGQLFNFHDALPDGLVYNTEPACRALVAARSLDEQSVWPLLQLIQEAFYAEGRDVTRPQLLVELAEQAGIPRIEFAELFDSEQMHAATAADFSWVQDLGIAGFPTLLAERDGQLALLTNGYQPLEELAPMLDRWLQRGARG; encoded by the coding sequence ATGGACCCCCTGTGCTCCTGGTGCTGGGGCTTCGCTCCGGTGGTTGCGGCGTTGGCGCAGCAGGCGGCGGCCGGCGGGGTGCCGCTGCATATCGTGGTGGGCGGTTTGCGCCAGGAGCGCGCCGCGCTCGACCCAGTGAGCAAGGTGCGCATCCTCGCGCACTGGCAGGCGGTCAACGCGCGTACCGGCCAGCTGTTCAACTTCCATGACGCCTTGCCCGATGGCCTGGTCTACAACACCGAGCCGGCCTGTCGTGCCCTGGTGGCGGCGCGCAGCCTGGACGAGCAGAGCGTGTGGCCGCTGCTGCAGCTGATCCAGGAGGCCTTCTACGCCGAGGGTCGCGATGTGACTCGCCCGCAGCTGCTGGTGGAACTGGCCGAGCAGGCCGGTATCCCGCGCATCGAATTCGCCGAGCTGTTCGACAGCGAGCAGATGCACGCGGCGACTGCTGCCGATTTTTCCTGGGTGCAGGATCTTGGCATCGCCGGCTTCCCCACCTTGCTGGCCGAGCGCGATGGCCAGCTGGCGCTGCTGACCAATGGCTACCAGCCGCTGGAGGAACTGGC